A section of the Carassius carassius chromosome 17, fCarCar2.1, whole genome shotgun sequence genome encodes:
- the LOC132161142 gene encoding vasculin-like protein 1 translates to MAQHDFVPAWLNFSTPQPAKSPAAPLEKHGEHFPRGDSRPGVNRRRHNSSDGFFNNDPLRAPGGDGWQQPSLLRHDSVDSGVAKGSQGGLGGGPGWKETPSWHGAQRGQEGPHHHHHHARHIKRGGGERDRQGDHRQRNGNFHPRKGGPYQDRYSDEERNDDKLKFVDEDFPSLNPETTGKPASQARAVGTPAGVWENPPSAKQAMSKMLVIKKVSKEDPSAAFSAGFASAGPLPANGSKVSISGPSVYKNLVPKPATAPTKPGPWKPNGRETKVGLHFSGRDSAFTSPVSVTKPLTPVSAPAHATSKEPPSSTTPPIDITPSRLKLMRRSTDRKSEFLRGLKDERNGDVSDCHSPGAPVEGEGCIPEPKEFEESHENGISHSLSDSDPEHLSSSLEAEHRLLKAMGWQEYPENDDNFQPLTEDELKEFQAKTEQMKKIGLGRNGVLLKPRSVTLLTWRNTPNPGLEEGSESETSSSSQTSDDDDT, encoded by the exons ATGGCGCAGCATGACTTTGTTCCTGCCTGGCTTAACTTCTCCACGCCTCAGCCCGCCAAG TCCCCTGCTGCCCCCCTTGAAAAACATGGAGAGCACTTTCCCCGCGGAGACAGCCGGCCGGGAGTAAACCGCCGCAGGCACAATTCTTCCGATGGCTTTTTCAACAATGACCCACTAAGAGCACCTGGAG GTGATGGGTGGCAGCAGCCATCTCTGTTGAGGCATGACTCTGTAGACTCTGGTGTTGCGAAGGGGAGTCAGGGGGGATTGGGAGGCGGACCAGGGTGGAAGGAGACCCCCAGCTGGCATGGGGCACAGAGGGGCCAGGAAGgtcctcaccaccaccaccaccatgctCGGCATATCAAACGTGGTGGAGGCGAGAGGGACAGACAAGGGGATCACCGACAGCGTAATGGAAATTTTCATCCACGCAAAGGTGGCCCATATCAGGACAGATATTCTGATGAGGAGCGCAATGATGACAAGCTCAAGTTTGTTGATGAGGATTTT CCCTCCTTGAACCCAGAGACAACTGGAAAGCCAGCCAGTCAGGCTCGTGCTGTTGGGACTCCGGCAGGAGTATGGG AGAATCCCCCTAGCGCTAAGCAGGCTATGTCTAAGATGCTGGTCATTAAGAAAGTGTCTAAGGAGGATCCCAGTGCTGCGTTTTCAGCTGGTTTTGCTAGTGCTGGTCCTCTGCCCGCCAATGGTTCTAAAGTCTCCATCTCTGGACCCAGTGTCTACAAGAATCTGGTCCCCAAACCTGCCACTGCCCCCACCAAG CCTGGGCCATGGAAACCCAATGGAAGGGAAACTAAAGTGGGTTTGCATTTCTCTGGACGGGATTCGGCCTTCACCAGCCCAGTTTCTGTGACCAAACCTCTGACACCCGTCAGTGCACCTGCCCATGCCACTTCTAAAGAG ccgCCTTCCAGCACTACTCCTCCCATAGACATCACCCCCTCACGGCTAAAGCTGATGCGGCGCAGCACAGACCGTAAGAGTGAGTTCCTGCGTGGGCTAAAGGATGAAAGAAATGGGGATGTGAGTGACTGCCACAGCCCAGGAGCTCCAGTAGAG GGAGAGGGATGTATCCCAGAACCAAAGGAGTTTGAAGAGAGTCATGAGAACGGCATCTCCCACTCTCTCAGTGACTCAGACCCAGAACACTTGTCCAGCTCTCTGGAAGCAGAACACAG GTTGCTGAAGGCAATGGGATGGCAAGAATACCCAGAAAATGATGACAACTTCCAGCCCCTCACTGAGGATGAACTCAAAGAGTTTCAAGCTAAAACTGAACAG ATGAAGAAGATTGGTCTGGGACGTAACGGTGTGCTCTTGAAGCCACGTAGTGTGACCCTGCTTACCTGGAGGAACACCCCTAACCCTGGCCTGGAAGAGGGCTCTGAATCTGAGACGAGCAGTAGCAGCCAGACCTCCGATGATGATGATACCTAA